One region of Oceanipulchritudo coccoides genomic DNA includes:
- a CDS encoding type II toxin-antitoxin system Phd/YefM family antitoxin — protein sequence MIKVSIMEAQHNLSKVLQRVEEGSSVYITRRKKVVARLVRAETGEKVIFPDFGKRARTTWGKKWTGSSSDELLDADRGER from the coding sequence ATGATAAAGGTATCGATCATGGAGGCCCAGCACAACCTCTCGAAGGTGCTTCAGCGAGTTGAGGAGGGATCGAGTGTCTATATCACGCGACGCAAGAAGGTAGTGGCGCGACTTGTCCGCGCTGAGACGGGGGAAAAGGTTATTTTCCCGGACTTTGGCAAGCGGGCACGTACGACATGGGGGAAGAAATGGACCGGCAGTTCATCGGATGAATTGTTGGATGCGGACCGGGGAGAAAGATGA
- a CDS encoding SulP family inorganic anion transporter — MLSGLNDTRSGMTQPKFSLQFQIPSPSEMSRSLGGYLKSDLRHDAMAGATVAVMGVPQAMAYALIAGLPPVYGLYTSIVTCIIAALFGSSNHLVTGPTNALCMVILSLTAHLPAKYGISLVEIVFLLTFMTGLIQLAFGLLKMGGIVRYVSNSVVVGFTAGAGILIAVNQLKNIMGVSLEAHAERFHEVLLATLSLIPDANPRALFVGLFTMVVVVLLKKYYPKLPGALIGVVGAGLIAYFLGWHKVDLGAGRIDIVRDIQPITSQLNKFHLPDLIRHPNYELTRELGTGALALAILGLIEAASIARAVASASGQRLNFTREFIGQGTSNIVGSFFSGFAASGSFTRTAVCYQSGGRTRMAAIFSAIWTAVTLLLFAGFANYIPKASLAGLLVVIAYSMIDKDRLKLTWRSGANSRLVLGGTLASTLILPLEYAIFVGVFLAIVLLLRVTSTTDLTQLVQHPDSGFEEVPFNRAGPSEVVTVNMEGDLYFAAVEDLDYELARCLTPQTRVVVLRMKRLRAVGSTAMAILAHYYELLTERGIHLVACGIEDDLKRVMTGSGLRNKIGEQNIFYADNKLFQSTELALARAWSIVEMERRRRAKAGEERVPESSGVTASNLVSRKCIRFGNQHQLREAIWLMSEMYRRSTTYAAPPLFLQDNEGRLAGKLHAGVILHEMSGNLGDDPDSIKDDEELGRRLARSFSRPISELAETDVPLAQPGDSLVELLNKASKSRTTVLPVCDPERRILGLIDEAELMRALAKVLNLQDGSSRSSEDIKEVET, encoded by the coding sequence ATGCTGTCCGGGTTGAATGACACCCGTTCCGGCATGACCCAACCCAAGTTTTCGCTACAATTCCAGATCCCCTCGCCTTCCGAGATGAGTCGCTCCCTCGGTGGTTATTTGAAGTCGGATTTGCGGCACGATGCGATGGCCGGCGCGACGGTGGCTGTCATGGGTGTTCCCCAGGCAATGGCCTATGCCCTGATTGCCGGACTACCGCCGGTCTATGGGCTGTATACATCGATTGTCACGTGTATTATCGCCGCCCTCTTCGGCAGCTCAAATCACTTGGTGACCGGGCCGACAAACGCCCTTTGCATGGTCATTCTGAGCCTGACCGCTCACCTTCCGGCCAAGTACGGGATCAGCCTGGTCGAGATTGTCTTCCTGCTGACCTTCATGACCGGCCTAATCCAGCTCGCATTTGGCCTGCTCAAGATGGGCGGGATCGTGCGCTACGTTTCCAACTCCGTTGTCGTGGGCTTCACCGCGGGTGCAGGTATCCTGATCGCCGTCAACCAGCTGAAAAACATCATGGGCGTAAGCCTCGAGGCACACGCGGAACGCTTCCATGAAGTGCTCCTGGCGACCCTCTCCCTGATCCCGGATGCAAACCCACGGGCGCTCTTTGTCGGTTTGTTCACGATGGTGGTTGTCGTGCTCCTGAAAAAGTATTATCCAAAACTGCCGGGCGCGTTGATCGGAGTCGTCGGGGCAGGATTGATTGCCTATTTCCTTGGCTGGCACAAAGTTGATCTTGGTGCAGGTCGCATTGATATCGTGCGCGACATCCAGCCAATCACCAGCCAGCTGAACAAGTTCCACCTGCCCGACCTGATCCGGCATCCGAACTACGAACTGACGCGCGAGCTGGGGACAGGCGCCCTTGCGCTGGCCATCCTTGGACTCATCGAGGCCGCCTCCATCGCACGGGCCGTAGCCTCCGCCTCTGGGCAGCGCCTGAACTTCACCCGTGAATTCATCGGCCAAGGCACATCCAACATCGTCGGGTCCTTTTTCTCCGGCTTCGCCGCCTCGGGATCCTTCACCCGGACCGCAGTCTGTTACCAGTCGGGCGGACGCACTCGCATGGCCGCCATCTTTTCCGCAATCTGGACTGCGGTTACCTTGCTCCTTTTCGCCGGGTTCGCCAACTACATCCCAAAGGCCAGTCTCGCCGGGCTACTGGTCGTCATCGCCTATTCCATGATCGACAAGGATCGCTTGAAACTGACCTGGCGATCGGGCGCGAATTCCCGGCTTGTCCTCGGGGGAACACTGGCCTCGACCCTGATCCTGCCCCTTGAGTACGCGATTTTTGTCGGGGTCTTCCTTGCCATTGTCCTGCTCCTGCGAGTGACCAGCACGACCGATCTCACCCAGCTTGTACAGCATCCCGATTCCGGCTTTGAGGAAGTCCCGTTCAACCGCGCTGGCCCTTCGGAAGTCGTGACGGTCAACATGGAAGGCGATCTCTATTTTGCCGCCGTGGAGGATCTCGACTACGAACTTGCCCGCTGTCTCACTCCGCAAACGCGCGTGGTTGTCCTGCGTATGAAGCGTCTCCGGGCAGTTGGCAGCACGGCCATGGCGATTCTTGCGCACTACTACGAATTGCTCACAGAACGCGGTATCCATCTGGTCGCATGTGGCATCGAGGACGACTTGAAGCGGGTGATGACGGGTTCCGGTCTGCGCAACAAGATCGGCGAGCAGAATATTTTCTACGCGGACAACAAGCTGTTCCAGTCGACCGAGCTGGCGCTGGCACGGGCATGGAGCATTGTGGAAATGGAACGGCGGCGGCGGGCCAAGGCGGGTGAAGAGCGTGTCCCGGAGAGTTCAGGGGTCACGGCAAGCAACCTTGTAAGCCGCAAGTGCATCCGATTCGGCAACCAGCACCAGTTACGCGAGGCAATATGGCTCATGTCAGAAATGTATCGACGTTCCACTACATACGCCGCTCCCCCACTCTTTCTGCAAGACAACGAGGGTCGCCTCGCCGGCAAGTTGCACGCGGGGGTTATCCTGCATGAGATGTCCGGCAACCTCGGTGATGATCCGGATTCAATCAAGGATGACGAGGAACTTGGAAGACGGCTTGCCAGATCATTCAGCCGCCCGATTTCCGAGCTGGCCGAAACGGATGTCCCGCTGGCCCAACCGGGAGATTCCCTGGTCGAATTGCTCAACAAGGCTTCGAAAAGCCGTACAACTGTCTTGCCCGTCTGCGATCCGGAACGGCGCATCCTCGGTCTCATTGACGAAGCCGAGCTGATGCGCGCCCTCGCCAAGGTACTGAATCTGCAAGACGGCTCCTCAAGAAGCTCGGAGGATATCAAGGAGGTGGAAACATGA
- a CDS encoding type II toxin-antitoxin system VapC family toxin, whose product MNCYYDSGIILKLYTLEETSAAVRRFVTQRKEPLYLNSLHRTECVSAFRLKYFRNECDEAAATSAIADIEDDIVSGVIRIVEIDWDVVWKLCRTFSNSYAGVTGCRTLDALHVACARSLGIRELITTDKRQMELATHVGMKTTSPF is encoded by the coding sequence ATGAACTGTTATTATGATTCCGGGATCATCCTAAAGCTGTACACTCTCGAAGAAACATCAGCCGCTGTTCGCCGCTTCGTGACCCAGCGTAAGGAACCTCTTTATCTGAATTCACTGCACCGGACTGAATGCGTTTCCGCCTTCCGCTTGAAATACTTTCGGAATGAGTGTGATGAAGCGGCCGCTACCAGCGCCATCGCTGACATTGAAGATGACATTGTATCGGGGGTGATCCGGATTGTTGAAATCGACTGGGATGTTGTCTGGAAGCTCTGCCGGACTTTTTCAAATTCCTACGCCGGAGTCACGGGTTGCCGCACGCTTGATGCCCTGCATGTCGCCTGCGCACGAAGCTTGGGAATTCGTGAACTCATCACAACTGACAAGCGTCAAATGGAACTGGCCACACATGTCGGTATGAAAACTACCTCCCCTTTTTAA
- a CDS encoding EamA family transporter yields MLPAFLTAIFFAFTAISARQSASLIGPLRANVYRLLVAMVLLGLISSVFRREMPIGLISLFALAGGIGFGFGGACMMRALQYLGSPRALLFVESGTAILAALFAWLFLEDSLTLKQTLSCGIILAGILFAGSSWIKEEAEARGSPMIGYLAVAGAAFFQATSLVLSRHAFLAAMEMSLQVDKFSAAFIRLSGGLLVAGMLLAAFKLRPAKKDSSPVITVNRLFLKGRPVSGQPGFWILLNALFGPVLGVTCWLWAVSLLNPGLVQSIAATAPLISIPIARLLERHSLGTRFYLGAPVAILGITSLMLW; encoded by the coding sequence GTGCTCCCCGCATTCCTAACCGCGATCTTCTTTGCCTTTACTGCTATCAGTGCCCGCCAGTCCGCTTCACTGATTGGGCCTCTTCGGGCAAATGTCTATCGTCTGCTGGTCGCGATGGTCCTTCTGGGTCTGATCAGCTCAGTTTTCCGCCGGGAGATGCCGATTGGCCTGATCAGCCTGTTTGCGCTGGCTGGCGGGATCGGGTTCGGATTCGGGGGCGCCTGCATGATGCGTGCCCTGCAATACCTCGGGTCACCGCGGGCTTTGCTTTTTGTTGAAAGCGGGACGGCAATCCTCGCCGCCCTCTTTGCGTGGCTATTCCTTGAAGACAGCCTGACGCTCAAGCAAACACTTTCCTGCGGGATCATCCTTGCGGGAATTCTCTTTGCCGGTTCCAGCTGGATTAAGGAAGAGGCGGAGGCCCGGGGGAGTCCAATGATCGGATATTTAGCCGTTGCCGGGGCAGCTTTCTTTCAAGCAACAAGCCTTGTCCTGAGCAGGCACGCATTTCTCGCTGCCATGGAAATGTCCCTACAGGTGGACAAATTCAGCGCGGCCTTCATCCGGTTGAGCGGCGGTCTGCTTGTCGCTGGCATGCTGCTCGCAGCTTTTAAGTTGCGCCCGGCAAAAAAGGACAGCTCACCGGTCATTACGGTTAACCGGCTTTTCTTGAAGGGACGACCTGTCTCTGGCCAACCCGGTTTCTGGATCTTGCTAAACGCCCTCTTTGGTCCCGTTCTCGGGGTGACCTGCTGGCTCTGGGCAGTGAGCCTCCTCAATCCCGGACTTGTGCAGTCCATCGCGGCGACGGCTCCCCTAATCAGCATTCCAATTGCCCGTCTGCTGGAACGGCATTCGCTCGGCACACGCTTCTACCTGGGTGCTCCAGTCGCCATTCTGGGAATTACATCACTGATGCTATGGTAA
- a CDS encoding NADH-dependent [FeFe] hydrogenase, group A6: MITVTINNQKCEVDESLSVLEATRKAGINIPTLCKMEDHPATGACRLCVVEVEGARNLQAACSTPVFEGMEIRTRTRRVREARKTLVELLLSEHCGECQTCVRNGDCELQDVAREMGIREIRYPGERCAGGIDDSTPALTRDSGKCIKCRRCVTVCGEVQGVGALFPQGRGFSTRIGPAFTMDLDDVPCVQCGQCAAVCPVGAINERSHQEEVWAALQDPGQHVVVQTAPAIRAALGECFNYEPGTLVTGKMTTALRKLGFDSVFDTNFTADLTIMEEGTELLTRLKRLVVEKDEAVSLPMFTSCSPGWIRFAEYFYPEFLPNISTCKSPQQMFGSVAKTYYAGKLGKKAEEITVVSVMPCTAKKYEAQRPEMNDSGVRDVDFVLTTRELAEMIKSAGIDFRNLDDGEMDAPMGLSSGAADIFANTGGVMEAAIRTAYELVTGRELPLENLHVEAVAGLEGIKEASLKLENCQPDWAFLEGVDLKVAAAHGLSNARKLLEALRSGLKEYHFVEVMTCPGGCIGGGGQPRYTDDSVRLKRMHAIFQEDEGKVLRKSHNNPQIAQIYSEFLGAPLGDRSHHLLHTHYTAHNP, from the coding sequence ATGATTACTGTAACGATAAACAATCAAAAGTGTGAAGTTGATGAGTCTCTCTCGGTTCTGGAGGCCACACGCAAGGCGGGCATAAATATCCCCACCCTCTGCAAGATGGAAGACCACCCGGCAACGGGTGCCTGCCGCTTGTGCGTTGTCGAAGTGGAAGGGGCCCGAAACCTGCAGGCGGCCTGCTCCACTCCGGTTTTCGAGGGAATGGAAATTCGCACGCGGACCCGGCGCGTGCGTGAGGCCCGCAAAACGCTGGTCGAGCTCCTCCTCTCGGAACACTGCGGTGAGTGCCAGACATGTGTCCGCAACGGGGACTGCGAATTGCAGGATGTCGCCCGTGAAATGGGCATCCGGGAAATCCGTTATCCCGGCGAGCGCTGTGCTGGTGGAATTGACGACAGCACACCCGCCCTCACCCGCGATAGCGGCAAGTGCATCAAATGCCGGCGCTGCGTGACAGTGTGCGGGGAAGTTCAAGGCGTTGGAGCCTTGTTTCCCCAAGGACGGGGATTTTCCACACGGATTGGGCCAGCCTTCACCATGGATCTTGATGATGTCCCGTGTGTTCAGTGCGGACAATGCGCCGCTGTGTGCCCGGTGGGAGCGATCAATGAACGCAGCCACCAGGAAGAGGTCTGGGCGGCCCTTCAGGATCCTGGCCAGCACGTTGTGGTCCAGACTGCTCCCGCGATCAGGGCAGCCCTTGGGGAATGCTTTAATTATGAACCGGGGACTCTTGTCACTGGAAAGATGACGACCGCCCTGCGGAAACTCGGTTTTGATTCGGTCTTCGATACAAACTTCACGGCGGATCTAACCATCATGGAAGAAGGGACGGAGCTCCTGACGCGCCTGAAGCGGCTTGTTGTGGAAAAGGACGAGGCGGTCAGCCTGCCCATGTTCACCAGTTGCTCCCCGGGATGGATCCGCTTCGCGGAATATTTCTATCCGGAATTTCTTCCAAATATATCCACCTGCAAATCCCCGCAGCAGATGTTTGGCTCCGTAGCGAAAACCTACTACGCCGGTAAGCTTGGTAAAAAAGCTGAGGAAATCACAGTTGTCTCCGTCATGCCTTGCACGGCCAAGAAATACGAGGCCCAGCGGCCGGAGATGAACGACAGTGGCGTACGGGATGTGGATTTTGTGCTCACAACACGTGAGCTCGCGGAAATGATCAAGTCTGCTGGCATTGACTTTCGCAATCTCGATGATGGTGAAATGGATGCCCCAATGGGACTTTCCTCGGGTGCTGCCGATATTTTTGCCAACACCGGTGGCGTCATGGAAGCAGCTATACGGACGGCCTACGAACTGGTCACTGGACGTGAGTTGCCACTGGAGAACCTGCACGTTGAGGCGGTTGCCGGCTTGGAGGGAATCAAGGAAGCTTCTCTGAAGCTGGAGAACTGCCAACCGGATTGGGCATTCCTCGAAGGTGTCGACCTCAAGGTGGCGGCGGCACATGGCCTGAGCAACGCACGCAAGCTACTCGAGGCGCTCCGCAGCGGCTTGAAGGAATATCACTTTGTGGAAGTCATGACCTGCCCGGGCGGATGTATTGGCGGTGGAGGACAACCACGCTACACGGATGACTCGGTCCGCTTGAAACGCATGCACGCCATTTTCCAGGAGGACGAGGGAAAGGTCTTACGGAAGTCGCATAACAACCCACAGATTGCCCAGATCTACAGCGAGTTTCTTGGGGCACCCCTCGGGGATCGCTCACATCATTTGCTGCACACGCACTATACAGCTCACAACCCGTAA
- a CDS encoding TonB-dependent receptor: MVISTNQLKHALGLFLASAATVLCQANASGTGSDADRIIDLAPLVIEGTWNSSQPGVTGTSGVPVDLAGSLTQSLSSLPGVSFASRGTYSTEPIVRGLSYDRVSTTLNGLRLPNGSPTRTSAPINQFSGAGYRSIQIAKALPSLASGPPVSGGLIAIENNWSTEAIGREPTMPSAVLRFQGIPERNSIHWSANLAGVATPIGYRVSGFTSRSGNYTSGDGRKVPSHFEETGGSLSLGYATTNQWMHAVDVAFREQGFTENAALPLDVMDGEFLAVTANHERQGQPDGSWNFRLRYGFSESSSTLSNRERPTKPVNVDTDTLTRSFHADVAAITSLSNGGEVQFGLDFNREERLAIRKRGPVARDYIWPDTLYKQSGAYAESRWQLNDKAQIRVGGRADYAVSKAREAGKSAFGKPIVSLYSKYNGAEAEKVSVEDIVLSGNLLLSYQPQSSATWYAGFGSSGQIPPPTERYRAFLNALGGGFELGNPTLEPERKWELVLGAQWERKRFRLQADVYHFQIDDFIWRQAIGTTEGVLPFNPPQTVFGYRNVNAAFTGLEIQGEWQATEHIRFPFSVEWVDAELRESGTGFSNGDSLPELPPAEARLSAVLEGNVFSMKAWFQWTAILVASKDNDLPALNPLYADSKSFALHELSLQLISSKGFSASIRVRNLFDKAFTPYLSLPVSSIRPASGDLESGDRIPGAGREFLISCRLAF, from the coding sequence ATGGTAATATCGACAAATCAACTCAAGCACGCCCTTGGGCTGTTCCTTGCCTCCGCTGCCACGGTGCTTTGCCAGGCCAACGCTTCCGGCACAGGATCTGATGCGGATAGAATTATCGACCTTGCCCCGTTGGTCATCGAGGGGACTTGGAATTCGTCACAACCCGGGGTCACGGGCACGTCCGGAGTACCGGTCGACTTGGCAGGTTCGCTCACGCAATCGCTGTCCAGCCTTCCGGGAGTCAGCTTTGCCTCGCGGGGAACTTATTCCACCGAACCCATTGTGCGCGGGCTTAGCTATGACCGGGTGTCAACCACCCTGAACGGACTGCGCCTGCCCAATGGATCACCCACGCGCACGAGCGCCCCAATCAACCAGTTTTCAGGAGCCGGTTACCGGAGCATTCAAATTGCCAAGGCCCTACCGTCACTGGCCAGTGGTCCACCCGTATCCGGGGGATTGATCGCTATCGAAAACAACTGGTCCACGGAGGCTATTGGGAGGGAACCCACAATGCCTTCGGCTGTTCTCCGCTTTCAGGGAATTCCTGAACGCAACAGCATCCACTGGTCTGCCAATTTGGCGGGTGTTGCCACTCCCATCGGTTACAGGGTCTCGGGCTTTACGTCGCGATCAGGTAACTACACGAGCGGTGACGGGCGGAAGGTACCGTCACACTTTGAGGAAACCGGCGGATCGCTTTCTTTGGGCTATGCCACAACAAACCAATGGATGCATGCTGTCGATGTAGCCTTTCGCGAACAGGGCTTCACAGAAAACGCCGCCCTTCCACTGGATGTCATGGATGGGGAATTCCTGGCCGTGACGGCCAATCATGAAAGGCAGGGGCAGCCAGACGGTAGCTGGAACTTTCGCCTGCGTTACGGATTCTCAGAATCCAGCTCGACCCTCAGCAACCGTGAGCGCCCAACGAAACCCGTCAACGTCGACACGGACACCCTGACCCGATCATTCCATGCCGATGTGGCAGCCATTACCAGCCTATCCAATGGAGGTGAGGTCCAGTTCGGGCTGGATTTCAACCGCGAGGAGCGGCTGGCCATTCGCAAACGGGGGCCGGTGGCCAGGGATTATATCTGGCCCGATACGCTGTATAAGCAATCAGGCGCCTATGCGGAGTCCCGTTGGCAATTAAACGACAAGGCACAGATCCGCGTTGGTGGTCGCGCGGACTATGCTGTCAGCAAGGCGCGAGAAGCGGGTAAAAGCGCCTTCGGAAAACCGATAGTGTCATTGTATTCCAAATACAATGGGGCTGAGGCGGAAAAGGTCTCCGTTGAGGATATTGTCCTGAGCGGCAATTTGCTCCTCAGTTACCAACCACAGTCATCAGCCACATGGTATGCCGGCTTTGGCAGCAGCGGGCAGATCCCGCCGCCTACCGAGCGCTACCGGGCCTTCCTGAATGCCCTTGGTGGAGGATTTGAACTCGGTAACCCCACGCTCGAACCGGAACGCAAATGGGAACTTGTCCTCGGGGCTCAATGGGAACGGAAGCGCTTCCGCCTGCAGGCGGATGTCTATCATTTCCAGATTGATGACTTTATTTGGCGGCAGGCGATTGGCACGACGGAAGGCGTTCTCCCCTTCAATCCGCCGCAGACCGTTTTCGGTTATCGTAATGTGAATGCGGCATTCACCGGTCTGGAAATCCAAGGTGAATGGCAGGCCACAGAGCACATCCGTTTCCCGTTCTCGGTCGAATGGGTGGACGCTGAATTGCGCGAGTCCGGGACTGGCTTTTCCAACGGGGATTCCCTCCCGGAATTGCCACCCGCTGAAGCGCGCCTCTCGGCTGTCTTGGAGGGCAATGTGTTCTCCATGAAGGCCTGGTTCCAATGGACGGCCATCCTTGTCGCGTCCAAGGACAATGATTTGCCGGCCCTGAATCCGCTCTACGCCGACTCCAAGTCCTTCGCCCTCCACGAGCTCTCGCTACAGCTCATAAGTTCCAAGGGCTTCAGTGCCTCAATCAGGGTGAGAAACCTCTTTGACAAGGCCTTCACCCCGTACCTCAGCCTGCCGGTTTCCTCGATCCGCCCGGCCAGTGGCGATCTTGAGTCCGGTGATCGCATCCCCGGTGCCGGCCGGGAATTCCTGATCTCCTGTCGCCTCGCTTTCTGA
- a CDS encoding YfbK domain-containing protein: protein MKLSVNDPKLTAYALGEIENEEERAAIEKAVAESDELRQAVAEIRDMGALLSAGLGTEAAPELSELDMARMEQAGKKQAGMPATHGGRPVLARILSWPALSAVAAAAAVALFVFVLVPPYETMQPLPEPFVDEFGLVPVDILPSPPEERQDAERDKEKNERLAQAVVTLEKKADVDSANSPAVMADQLFELSPFEVSVAEDIGYASKSTLAASRMPPPGIVDIRQRTEQWNTESYDTIEETGFRSPLVAPLSTFSIDVDTASYANVRRFLNQGQLPPADAVRIEELINYFPYADMAPGKSLEEGGDPFAVHMAQMPAPWNDEHRLLRIALKGYELPWEERPASNLVFLLDVSGSMNNANKLPLVKEAMDLLVRRLDGRDRVAIVVYAGASGLVLPSTTANNRETIAHALQNLSAGGSTNAGAGIQLAYKVARDHFIQDGNNRVILCTDGDFNVGTTNRGELAEIADKQAEQGVSLTILGFGMGNYKDDMLEELSNKGKGSYAYVDSSAEARKVFLEDLTSNLFKIAKDVKIQVEFNPAQVGAYRLIGYENRRLKAEDFNNDKKKAGDIGPGHSVVALYEIIPAGTDIDLPTVDPLRYQDSPGAKSKGSEVATVKLRYKQPDGDVSKLISRTVKRDDLLFIDQASADFRFSAAVAAFGMRLSGSEFIGDFSFNQIESLAAGAIGNDPGGHRSEFTGLVRLAESLKSTPEQIPPRGDR, encoded by the coding sequence ATGAAACTTTCAGTAAATGACCCAAAGCTCACCGCCTACGCACTGGGTGAGATAGAAAATGAAGAAGAGCGCGCAGCCATTGAAAAGGCTGTTGCTGAGTCGGATGAGCTCCGCCAGGCTGTTGCCGAAATCCGCGACATGGGAGCGCTTTTGAGTGCCGGCCTCGGGACCGAAGCCGCGCCGGAGCTCAGCGAGCTCGACATGGCACGGATGGAGCAGGCCGGGAAGAAGCAGGCTGGGATGCCTGCAACACATGGAGGTCGCCCGGTGCTCGCACGGATCCTTTCATGGCCAGCGTTGTCCGCGGTTGCCGCAGCGGCAGCGGTGGCCCTCTTTGTCTTCGTCCTTGTACCGCCGTATGAGACGATGCAACCGTTGCCTGAGCCATTTGTGGATGAATTTGGCCTTGTCCCAGTGGATATCCTTCCTTCTCCGCCAGAGGAGCGTCAGGATGCCGAAAGGGATAAGGAGAAGAACGAGCGGCTTGCCCAGGCTGTGGTTACTCTGGAAAAGAAGGCTGATGTCGATTCCGCAAATAGTCCTGCAGTCATGGCCGATCAGCTCTTCGAACTTTCCCCCTTTGAAGTGTCAGTCGCTGAAGATATTGGCTATGCCTCGAAGAGCACCTTGGCTGCCAGCAGGATGCCGCCCCCGGGCATCGTCGATATCCGGCAACGGACTGAGCAATGGAATACCGAAAGCTACGACACCATTGAGGAAACGGGATTCCGTTCACCACTGGTGGCTCCGCTGTCCACCTTCTCGATCGATGTCGACACGGCCAGCTATGCCAACGTGCGCCGCTTCCTGAACCAAGGCCAGTTGCCTCCTGCCGACGCGGTACGCATAGAGGAACTGATCAACTACTTCCCATATGCGGATATGGCTCCGGGCAAATCCCTCGAGGAGGGAGGCGATCCATTTGCAGTGCACATGGCCCAGATGCCGGCGCCTTGGAATGATGAGCACCGCCTTTTGCGTATTGCCTTGAAGGGATACGAATTGCCATGGGAAGAACGCCCGGCCTCAAATCTTGTTTTCCTTCTGGATGTCTCCGGCTCGATGAACAACGCCAACAAGCTCCCGCTGGTCAAGGAGGCAATGGACCTGCTGGTGCGGCGTCTCGACGGTCGTGACCGCGTGGCGATTGTCGTCTATGCCGGTGCCTCCGGTCTGGTCCTTCCCTCGACTACGGCCAACAACCGCGAGACAATTGCCCATGCGCTGCAAAACCTCTCTGCAGGCGGCTCGACGAATGCCGGTGCGGGCATCCAACTGGCCTACAAGGTGGCGCGTGACCACTTTATTCAGGACGGCAATAACCGCGTTATTCTCTGCACCGATGGCGACTTCAATGTCGGGACAACCAACCGTGGCGAGCTCGCGGAAATCGCCGACAAGCAGGCGGAACAGGGCGTGTCCCTGACCATCCTCGGCTTTGGCATGGGGAACTACAAGGATGACATGCTGGAGGAACTTTCCAACAAGGGGAAGGGGAGCTATGCCTACGTCGATTCCAGCGCCGAGGCCCGGAAGGTCTTCCTCGAGGACCTGACCAGCAACCTCTTCAAGATTGCCAAGGACGTGAAGATCCAGGTCGAGTTCAATCCGGCACAGGTCGGTGCGTATCGATTAATCGGATACGAAAACCGGCGCCTCAAGGCGGAGGATTTCAATAACGACAAAAAGAAAGCCGGTGACATCGGTCCCGGACATTCCGTGGTCGCCCTTTACGAAATCATTCCGGCCGGGACGGACATTGATCTTCCGACAGTCGATCCCCTGCGCTACCAGGATAGCCCGGGTGCCAAATCAAAGGGCTCGGAAGTCGCCACCGTGAAGCTCCGTTACAAGCAGCCGGACGGGGACGTGAGCAAGCTCATCTCCCGGACAGTGAAGCGCGATGACCTTCTGTTCATCGACCAGGCATCCGCAGATTTCCGTTTCAGCGCGGCTGTGGCCGCCTTCGGCATGCGCCTCAGCGGGTCCGAATTCATCGGTGACTTCAGCTTCAACCAGATTGAATCCCTCGCAGCAGGCGCCATTGGGAATGATCCCGGTGGCCACCGCTCCGAGTTCACCGGCCTGGTCCGCTTAGCGGAGTCGCTCAAAAGCACCCCCGAACAGATTCCACCCAGAGGCGATCGTTAA
- a CDS encoding CBS domain-containing protein, with protein MNSGKTSDRLQLRDIMLRRYLRLGESHTIAEVMGFLSDERFAKDGMPYLVVISEEGTLAGMLTAKDIFRALMGNTHGNDLGEAEFLKQAPDQLEIPVGQIMERGIPTLSAEAFLPEAFACFRESSVDVIALLEEGRVVGLVTSRILFETASHLTVHALSGGVIPEKP; from the coding sequence ATGAACTCCGGAAAAACCAGTGATCGGCTGCAGCTACGCGATATCATGTTGAGGCGCTACCTGCGGCTTGGCGAATCCCACACGATCGCCGAGGTGATGGGCTTCCTCAGTGATGAACGCTTTGCCAAGGACGGGATGCCGTACCTCGTGGTAATCAGCGAGGAGGGCACGCTCGCCGGCATGCTCACCGCAAAGGACATTTTCCGGGCGCTCATGGGCAATACACATGGGAATGATCTTGGTGAGGCGGAATTCCTCAAGCAGGCCCCGGATCAATTGGAAATCCCAGTGGGCCAGATCATGGAACGGGGTATTCCCACATTGTCCGCGGAAGCATTTCTTCCCGAGGCCTTTGCCTGTTTCCGGGAATCCTCCGTCGATGTCATCGCCCTCCTGGAAGAGGGACGCGTCGTCGGGCTGGTCACCAGCCGTATCCTCTTTGAGACCGCCTCCCACCTGACCGTCCACGCCCTCAGTGGCGGGGTCATACCAGAGAAGCCTTGA